A region from the Lolium perenne isolate Kyuss_39 chromosome 4, Kyuss_2.0, whole genome shotgun sequence genome encodes:
- the LOC127297638 gene encoding uncharacterized protein isoform X1: MEGLAALRLTYKNVPTWCRELCRVCESVRANKSHSTRRRTCSATKSLPRETTTLRSPSLTLQGSLPDNFLRSSMAPITSRGSLACESVLPSGASRGHLYCNPPGRSRHCLSHDVVRIVGRDNGTKVNVMLGGIHVNMCQLLLGLFLDVLRGETQDYRCFTCIKGSKSRLIPQGFDWSARSADRGIQRVTTCKRRKRQNR; encoded by the exons ATGGAAGGGCTTGCAGCTCTGAG GCTGACTTACAAGAATGTTCCTACTTGGTGCAGAGAGTTGTGTAG GGTGTGTGAGTCTGTGAGAGCAAACAAGTCACATTCCACAAGACGGAGAACCTGCAGTGCTACGAAGTCTCTGCCAAGAGAAACTACAACTTTGAGAAGCCCTTCCCTTACCTTGCAAGGAAGTTTGCCGGATAATTTTCTTCGCTCGTCAATGGCTCCAATAACGTCCAGAG GGAGCTTGGCTTGTGAGTCCGTTCTGCCCTCCGGAGCAAGTAGGGGTCATCTTTATTGCAACCCACCTGGGAGAAGTAGGCATTGTCTCTCTCATGATGTG GTGCGAATTGTCGGGCGAGACAATGGTACAAAGGTTAACGTTATGTTGGGTGGGATTCATGTAAACATGTGTCAGCTATTGCTCGGATTGTTCCTCGATGTGCTCCGCGGAGAAACCCAG GACTACCGGTGCTTCACGTGTATAAAGGGTTCAAAATCTCGTCTAATACCTCAGGGATTTGATTGGAGCGCAAGGTCGGCTGATAGAGGTATTCAGA GAGTGACCACCTGTAAGAGACGAAAGCGTCAAAATCGATGA
- the LOC127297638 gene encoding uncharacterized protein isoform X2, with protein sequence MEGLAALRLTYKNVPTWCRELCRVCESVRANKSHSTRRRTCSATKSLPRETTTLRSPSLTLQGSLPDNFLRSSMAPITSRGSLACESVLPSGASRGHLYCNPPGRSRHCLSHDVVRIVGRDNGTKVNVMLGGIHVNMCQLLLGLFLDVLRGETQDYRCFTCIKGSKSRLIPQGFDWSARSADRGVTTCKRRKRQNR encoded by the exons ATGGAAGGGCTTGCAGCTCTGAG GCTGACTTACAAGAATGTTCCTACTTGGTGCAGAGAGTTGTGTAG GGTGTGTGAGTCTGTGAGAGCAAACAAGTCACATTCCACAAGACGGAGAACCTGCAGTGCTACGAAGTCTCTGCCAAGAGAAACTACAACTTTGAGAAGCCCTTCCCTTACCTTGCAAGGAAGTTTGCCGGATAATTTTCTTCGCTCGTCAATGGCTCCAATAACGTCCAGAG GGAGCTTGGCTTGTGAGTCCGTTCTGCCCTCCGGAGCAAGTAGGGGTCATCTTTATTGCAACCCACCTGGGAGAAGTAGGCATTGTCTCTCTCATGATGTG GTGCGAATTGTCGGGCGAGACAATGGTACAAAGGTTAACGTTATGTTGGGTGGGATTCATGTAAACATGTGTCAGCTATTGCTCGGATTGTTCCTCGATGTGCTCCGCGGAGAAACCCAG GACTACCGGTGCTTCACGTGTATAAAGGGTTCAAAATCTCGTCTAATACCTCAGGGATTTGATTGGAGCGCAAGGTCGGCTGATAGAG GAGTGACCACCTGTAAGAGACGAAAGCGTCAAAATCGATGA
- the LOC127297641 gene encoding DEAD-box ATP-dependent RNA helicase 15-like encodes METASAKFFFAPAALRSAPPSPGCVLDVYSDQARAEPGTIKCWDWEEGEFKNNSLLNSRTSALRCGNTCKVLSLAREKDLPLKNARHFILDGCDKMLESL; translated from the exons ATGGAGACTGCGTCCGCCAAGTTCTTCTTCGCGCCGGCGGCCTTGAGATCCGCACCCCCGTCCCCGGGATGCGTCCTCGACGTCTACTCCGACCAGGCTCGCGCGGAACCAG GAACAATCAAGTGCTGGGACTGGGAGGAGGGAGAATTCAAAAACAACTCTTTGCTCAACAGCCGGACCTCTGCTCTGCGATG TGGGAACACCTGTAAGGTTTTATCGCTGGCTAGAGAGAAGGACCTTCCTTTGAAGAATGCGAGGCATTTCATTCTTGATGGGTGTGACAAGATGCTAGAGTCACTTT GA